The Pseudomonas allokribbensis genome has a window encoding:
- a CDS encoding DEAD/DEAH box helicase, with amino-acid sequence MSPPLSKPLASSWVSRFKEQSLERGRRYALENRVRIVQVGDATITASCEGSGGNIYRQTIHLRESAKGTLLMVDATCTCPVHSNCKHCAAVLLQVQETLEYPAAAKDAELLEKLQAVLENRSPKAPPQVLVDNVQPVPRLWLASVEFSAFEPRNGKMQRYIQHRAALSFSYLDEYVSGQKNSDILIRQEAQTLRVKRHPDVEQSYREQLRILGFRIATRQSKALPESAGELYEMVNDSAWLTFTLNDLPKLRTQGWELLVDDEFGFDLTAVDDWYATVEQTPERDWFDLELGIIVNGERLSLLPILLNLMRSHTEILNPERLARRRDDELILVNIPQRNSEHGPLQVALPLGRLKPVLATLGEFYLQEPGETTLRLSKADAIRLNSLEGIPLLWEGGEQIRSFAQRLRDIRDYSAEAPEGLNATLRPYQLEGLSWMQSLRQLEVGGILADDMGLGKTLQTLAHILSEKNAGRLDRPCMVVMPTSLIPNWLDEAAHFTPQLKVVALYGASRKKHFEHLADCDLILTTYALLPKDVERLAQQPLHVLVLDEAQYIKNPNSKAAQAARELNARQRLCLSGTPLENHLGELWSLFHFLLPGWLGDVKSFNADYRVPIEKRASEVRLQHLNGRIKPFLLRRTKEQVATELPPKTEIIHWVDLNEAQRDVYETMRLAMDKKVRDEITRKGVARSQIIILEALLKLRQVCCDLRLVNDATLPARGSTSGKLDSLMEMLEELFEEGRRILLFSQFTSMLSLIEDELKKRNVAYALLTGQTRDRRTPVKEFQSGKRQIFLISLKAGGVGLNLTEADTVIHYDPWWNPATENQATDRAYRIGQEKPVFVYKMIARGTVEEKIQHLQKEKSDLAAGVLDGRKAGDWKLQSDDIEALFAPLPDKFEKR; translated from the coding sequence ATGTCCCCGCCTCTGAGTAAACCGCTGGCCTCCTCCTGGGTCAGCCGATTCAAGGAACAAAGCCTGGAGCGTGGCCGCCGCTACGCGCTGGAAAACCGGGTGCGGATCGTGCAGGTCGGCGATGCGACCATTACCGCCAGTTGCGAAGGCTCTGGCGGCAACATTTATCGCCAGACGATTCATCTGCGCGAGTCAGCCAAAGGCACACTGCTGATGGTCGACGCCACGTGCACCTGCCCGGTTCACAGCAACTGCAAACACTGTGCGGCGGTCTTGCTGCAGGTGCAGGAAACCCTCGAATACCCCGCCGCGGCCAAAGACGCCGAACTGCTGGAAAAACTCCAGGCCGTCCTCGAAAACCGCAGCCCGAAAGCCCCGCCGCAAGTACTGGTGGACAACGTGCAACCGGTGCCGCGCCTGTGGCTGGCCAGTGTCGAGTTCAGCGCATTCGAGCCGCGCAACGGCAAGATGCAGCGCTACATCCAGCATCGTGCCGCGCTGTCTTTCAGCTACCTCGACGAATACGTCAGCGGCCAGAAAAACAGCGACATCCTGATTCGCCAGGAAGCCCAGACCCTGCGGGTCAAACGCCATCCGGATGTCGAGCAAAGCTACCGCGAACAACTTCGGATTCTCGGCTTTCGCATCGCCACCCGGCAGAGCAAAGCCCTGCCGGAAAGCGCGGGCGAACTCTATGAAATGGTCAATGACAGCGCCTGGCTGACGTTTACCCTGAACGACCTGCCAAAGCTGCGCACCCAAGGCTGGGAATTGCTGGTCGATGATGAATTCGGCTTCGACCTGACAGCCGTCGATGACTGGTATGCCACGGTCGAGCAGACCCCGGAACGCGACTGGTTCGATCTTGAGCTGGGCATCATCGTCAATGGTGAACGCCTGAGCCTGCTACCGATCCTGCTCAACCTGATGCGCTCGCACACGGAAATCCTCAACCCCGAACGTCTTGCCCGGCGACGGGACGATGAGTTGATTCTGGTGAACATCCCGCAACGCAACAGCGAGCACGGCCCCTTGCAAGTCGCCCTGCCCCTGGGCCGGTTGAAACCGGTGCTGGCAACGCTGGGCGAGTTCTATCTGCAAGAGCCGGGCGAAACCACCCTGCGCCTGAGCAAGGCTGACGCCATCCGCCTCAACTCGCTGGAAGGCATCCCCCTGCTGTGGGAGGGCGGCGAGCAGATTCGCAGCTTCGCCCAACGCCTGCGCGATATCCGCGACTACAGTGCCGAGGCGCCGGAAGGGTTGAACGCGACACTGCGGCCTTATCAGCTCGAGGGCTTGAGCTGGATGCAGTCGCTGCGGCAACTTGAGGTTGGCGGAATTCTCGCGGACGACATGGGCCTGGGCAAAACCCTACAAACCCTGGCGCACATTCTCAGCGAGAAAAATGCTGGACGCCTGGATCGCCCCTGCATGGTGGTGATGCCCACCAGCCTGATCCCCAACTGGCTGGACGAAGCGGCGCACTTCACGCCTCAGCTCAAGGTCGTTGCCCTGTACGGTGCCAGCCGCAAAAAGCACTTTGAGCATCTGGCCGATTGCGACCTGATCCTCACGACCTATGCGCTGCTGCCCAAGGATGTCGAGCGCCTCGCACAGCAACCGCTGCATGTATTGGTGCTGGATGAGGCGCAATACATCAAGAACCCGAACAGCAAAGCCGCCCAGGCAGCTCGTGAACTGAACGCCCGCCAACGCCTGTGCCTCAGCGGTACGCCGCTGGAAAACCACCTGGGCGAGCTGTGGTCACTGTTTCACTTCCTGCTGCCCGGCTGGCTCGGCGACGTCAAAAGCTTCAACGCCGATTACCGCGTGCCGATCGAAAAACGCGCCAGCGAAGTCAGACTTCAGCACCTCAACGGTCGGATCAAACCGTTTCTGCTGCGCCGCACCAAGGAACAGGTTGCGACCGAGCTGCCGCCGAAAACCGAGATCATCCACTGGGTCGATCTCAACGAGGCCCAGCGCGACGTGTACGAAACCATGCGCCTGGCCATGGACAAGAAGGTTCGCGACGAGATCACCCGTAAAGGCGTGGCGCGCAGTCAGATCATCATTCTCGAAGCGCTGCTCAAGCTGCGTCAGGTCTGCTGTGACTTGCGCCTGGTCAACGACGCCACCCTGCCCGCTCGCGGCAGCACCTCAGGCAAGCTCGACAGCCTGATGGAAATGCTCGAGGAGTTGTTTGAGGAAGGACGGCGAATTCTGCTGTTCTCACAGTTCACTTCGATGCTGTCACTGATCGAGGATGAGCTGAAAAAACGCAACGTCGCCTACGCGTTGCTGACTGGACAGACTCGGGATCGACGCACGCCAGTGAAGGAATTCCAGAGCGGCAAGCGTCAGATCTTTCTCATCAGCCTGAAGGCTGGCGGCGTTGGTCTGAACCTGACGGAAGCGGACACCGTGATTCACTACGATCCGTGGTGGAACCCGGCGACCGAAAACCAGGCAACCGACCGTGCGTATCGCATTGGTCAGGAGAAGCCGGTATTCGTCTACAAGATGATTGCCCGGGGGACGGTCGAGGAGAAGATTCAGCATCTGCAGAAGGAAAAGTCTGACCTGGCGGCCGGCGTGCTGGATGGGCGCAAGGCCGGGGACTGGAAGTTGCAGAGTGATGATATCGAGGCGCTGTTTGCGCCGTTGCCGGACAAGTTTGAAAAGCGCTGA
- a CDS encoding S-methyl-5'-thioinosine phosphorylase — protein MTVYAIIGGTGLTQLEGLSIRQSLAVDTPYGAPSAEVQIGEYAGKEVLFLARHGHPHRFPPHKVNYRANLWALKQAGAEAIIAVNAVGGIHPAMGTGHFCVPHQIVDYTSGREHTYFADDLEHVTHIDFSFPYSEPLRQQLIAALAAEGCEYSDQGVYACTQGPRLETVAEIVRLERDGCDIVGMTGMPEAALARELDLDYACLSLVVNPAAGKTTAVITMAEIEQALHDGMGKVKSTLARVLKG, from the coding sequence ATGACGGTTTACGCAATCATCGGTGGCACCGGCCTGACCCAGCTGGAAGGTCTGAGCATTCGTCAGTCGCTGGCGGTGGATACGCCTTATGGTGCGCCATCGGCCGAAGTCCAGATCGGTGAATACGCCGGCAAGGAAGTGCTGTTCCTGGCTCGCCACGGTCACCCGCATCGCTTCCCGCCGCACAAGGTCAACTACCGCGCCAATCTGTGGGCGTTGAAGCAGGCCGGGGCCGAAGCAATCATTGCGGTCAACGCCGTGGGCGGGATCCATCCTGCAATGGGCACCGGACATTTCTGCGTGCCGCATCAGATCGTGGACTACACCAGCGGTCGCGAGCACACCTATTTCGCCGATGACCTGGAACATGTCACACACATTGACTTCAGCTTTCCCTACAGCGAGCCACTGCGTCAGCAACTGATTGCTGCGTTGGCCGCCGAAGGTTGCGAATACAGCGATCAAGGCGTTTACGCCTGCACCCAGGGCCCGCGTCTGGAAACCGTGGCCGAGATCGTGCGTCTGGAGCGCGATGGTTGCGACATCGTTGGCATGACCGGCATGCCGGAAGCGGCACTGGCTCGCGAGCTGGATCTGGATTACGCCTGTCTGTCGCTGGTGGTGAACCCGGCGGCGGGCAAGACCACGGCGGTGATCACCATGGCCGAGATCGAGCAGGCGCTGCATGACGGCATGGGCAAGGTGAAGTCGACGTTGGCGCGGGTACTCAAGGGCTGA
- the nagZ gene encoding beta-N-acetylhexosaminidase codes for MTAGLQGSLMVDVAGTWLTAEDRQLLRQPEVGGLIIFARNIEHPRQVRELSAAIRAIRPDLLLAVDQEGGRVQRLRQGFVRLPAMRAIADNPNAEYLAEQCGWIMATEVLAVGLDLSFAPVLDLDYQRSAVVGTRSFEGDPERAALLAGAFIKGMNSAGMAATGKHFPGHGWAEADSHVAIPNDERSLEEIRANDLVPFAKLSKQLAAVMPAHVIYPQVDAQPAGFSRRWLQDILRGELQFDGVIFSDDLSMAGAHVVGDAASRIEAALSAGCDMGLVCNDRAAAELALSAAQRMKVKPSPRIARMRGQAFANTEYRQDPRWLTAVGALKDAQLID; via the coding sequence ATGACTGCTGGCCTGCAAGGCTCGTTGATGGTGGACGTCGCCGGTACCTGGCTGACGGCCGAAGATCGCCAATTGTTGCGTCAGCCCGAAGTGGGCGGCCTGATCATTTTTGCCCGCAATATCGAGCATCCACGCCAGGTGCGTGAGTTGAGCGCGGCGATCCGTGCCATTCGCCCGGATCTGTTGCTGGCGGTGGATCAGGAAGGCGGTCGCGTCCAGCGTCTGCGTCAGGGCTTTGTGCGTCTGCCGGCCATGCGAGCCATTGCCGACAACCCGAACGCCGAGTATCTGGCCGAGCAATGCGGCTGGATCATGGCCACTGAAGTGCTGGCTGTCGGCCTCGATCTGAGCTTTGCTCCCGTGCTGGACCTGGATTACCAGCGCAGCGCCGTGGTTGGTACTCGTTCATTCGAGGGCGATCCGGAGCGTGCAGCACTGCTCGCCGGTGCTTTCATCAAAGGCATGAACAGTGCCGGCATGGCGGCTACCGGCAAGCATTTCCCCGGTCACGGCTGGGCGGAAGCCGACTCTCACGTCGCAATCCCCAACGACGAGCGCAGTCTTGAAGAGATCCGCGCCAACGACCTGGTACCGTTCGCCAAGCTGAGCAAGCAATTGGCCGCCGTCATGCCGGCCCACGTGATTTATCCGCAAGTCGATGCGCAGCCAGCCGGTTTCTCCCGGCGCTGGTTGCAGGACATCCTGCGTGGCGAGTTGCAGTTCGACGGCGTGATCTTCAGTGACGACCTGTCGATGGCCGGTGCGCACGTGGTGGGCGATGCGGCCAGCCGTATCGAAGCCGCACTCAGTGCCGGTTGCGACATGGGCCTGGTGTGCAACGATCGCGCTGCCGCCGAGCTGGCCCTGAGCGCCGCGCAACGCATGAAGGTCAAGCCGTCGCCACGCATCGCGCGGATGCGCGGTCAGGCGTTCGCCAACACCGAATACCGTCAGGATCCGCGCTGGCTGACCGCTGTCGGCGCGCTCAAAGACGCTCAACTGATCGATTAA
- a CDS encoding TetR/AcrR family transcriptional regulator, with protein sequence MAQSETVERILDAAEQLFAEKGFAETSLRLITSKAGVNLAAVNYHFGSKKALIQAVFSRFLGPFCISLDKELERRQAKPENKPSLEELLEILVEQALVVQPRSGNDLSIFMRLLGLAFSQSQGHLRRYLEDMYGKVFRRYMLLVNEAAPRIPPIELFWRVHFMLGAAAFSMSGIKALRAIAETDFGVNTSIEQVMRLMVPFLAAGMRAETGVTDTAMATAQLRPRSKSTPAPAKV encoded by the coding sequence ATGGCCCAGTCGGAAACCGTTGAACGCATTCTTGATGCTGCAGAACAGCTGTTCGCGGAAAAAGGTTTCGCCGAAACCTCATTGCGTCTGATCACCAGCAAGGCAGGGGTCAACCTCGCTGCGGTGAACTATCACTTCGGTTCGAAGAAGGCGCTGATCCAGGCGGTCTTCTCGCGTTTCCTCGGTCCGTTCTGCATCAGTCTCGACAAAGAGCTGGAGCGGCGTCAGGCCAAGCCGGAGAACAAGCCTTCGCTTGAGGAACTGCTGGAAATCCTCGTCGAGCAGGCACTGGTGGTACAGCCACGCAGCGGCAACGATCTGTCGATCTTCATGCGCTTGCTCGGTCTTGCATTCAGCCAGAGCCAGGGCCACTTGCGCCGTTATCTGGAAGACATGTACGGCAAGGTATTCCGCCGCTACATGTTGTTGGTCAACGAAGCCGCCCCGCGCATTCCTCCTATCGAACTGTTCTGGCGTGTGCACTTCATGCTTGGCGCTGCGGCGTTCAGCATGTCGGGTATCAAGGCGTTGCGCGCGATTGCCGAGACCGATTTCGGCGTCAACACCTCCATCGAGCAGGTGATGCGCCTGATGGTGCCGTTCCTGGCGGCCGGCATGCGTGCCGAAACCGGCGTCACCGACACCGCGATGGCCACCGCGCAGCTGCGACCACGCAGCAAATCGACGCCGGCGCCTGCCAAGGTTTAA
- the lexA gene encoding transcriptional repressor LexA, giving the protein MIKLTPRQAEILAFIKRCLEDNGYPPTRAEIAQELGFKSPNAAEEHLKALARKGAIEMTPGASRGIRIPGFEAKVDESTLPIIGRVAAGAPILAQQHIEESCNINPAFFHPRADYLLRVHGMSMKDIGIFDGDLLAVHTTREARNGQIVVARIGDEVTVKRFKRDGSKVWLIAENPEFAPIEVNLKDQELVIEGLSVGVIRR; this is encoded by the coding sequence ATGATTAAGCTGACGCCACGCCAAGCCGAGATTCTGGCCTTTATCAAACGCTGCCTCGAAGACAACGGCTACCCGCCGACCCGCGCGGAAATCGCTCAGGAACTGGGGTTCAAATCCCCCAACGCCGCCGAAGAGCACCTCAAGGCGCTCGCCCGCAAAGGCGCGATCGAGATGACCCCGGGGGCCTCTCGCGGCATTCGAATCCCAGGCTTCGAAGCCAAGGTTGACGAATCCACCCTGCCGATCATTGGCCGCGTGGCCGCCGGTGCACCGATTCTCGCCCAGCAACACATCGAAGAGTCCTGCAATATCAACCCGGCCTTCTTCCACCCTCGCGCCGACTACCTGTTGCGCGTCCACGGGATGAGCATGAAGGACATCGGTATTTTCGACGGTGACCTGCTGGCCGTTCACACGACCCGGGAAGCACGCAACGGTCAGATCGTAGTCGCCCGGATCGGCGACGAAGTGACGGTCAAACGCTTCAAGCGCGATGGCAGCAAGGTCTGGCTGATCGCCGAAAACCCTGAGTTCGCCCCTATCGAAGTCAACCTGAAAGATCAGGAACTGGTGATCGAAGGCTTGAGTGTCGGCGTCATCCGCCGCTAA
- the sulA gene encoding SOS-induced cell division inhibitor SulA, whose product MQFPHAPQQTQLPLFEAFLAQPLAPILKDVAERPWNVEPEAFSELSLRGAAGNCLNLLAPILRELSDDQDARWLTLIAPPASLTQTWLRDAGLNRERILLLHPRGTQSAQQLACEALRLGRSHTVVTWLNPLNSGSRQQLISAARTGDAQSLNIRLG is encoded by the coding sequence ATGCAGTTCCCACACGCACCTCAGCAAACACAACTGCCGTTGTTCGAGGCATTTCTGGCGCAACCACTGGCCCCCATCCTCAAGGATGTAGCCGAGCGCCCATGGAATGTCGAACCCGAAGCGTTCAGTGAACTGTCGCTGCGCGGCGCGGCCGGGAACTGCCTGAACCTGCTGGCACCGATTCTTCGCGAATTGAGTGATGACCAGGATGCCCGCTGGCTGACCCTGATCGCGCCACCGGCGAGCCTGACCCAAACCTGGTTGCGGGATGCCGGATTGAATCGTGAACGCATCCTGCTGTTGCACCCGCGCGGCACACAGAGCGCTCAGCAACTGGCTTGCGAAGCCCTGCGCCTGGGTCGTAGCCATACGGTGGTGACATGGTTGAACCCGCTCAACTCAGGCTCACGCCAACAACTGATCAGCGCCGCCCGCACCGGGGACGCTCAAAGCCTGAATATTCGACTGGGCTGA
- a CDS encoding DUF6586 family protein: MAHELYTRTNQKIYFAGLSLEALARAEEGRAMNSLALIQAGRESALFHLYGALLGLCHEIAGFYRLPQANAPRAETLLTREVLESIAIPELAEMVELAGNPETWLAKLLAAHSALFQPPRVPHKPKGDVTQPLIQAVNLDEEQAPEELSREELESWRQNLKGLAIRFREGLNEC, encoded by the coding sequence ATGGCCCACGAACTCTATACCCGTACCAATCAGAAGATCTATTTCGCGGGTCTGTCGCTGGAAGCGCTGGCCAGGGCCGAAGAGGGGCGGGCGATGAATTCGCTGGCGCTGATTCAGGCCGGGCGCGAATCGGCGTTGTTCCATCTCTATGGTGCGCTGCTGGGGTTATGTCACGAAATTGCCGGGTTCTACAGGCTGCCGCAGGCCAATGCGCCGCGGGCTGAAACGCTGCTGACGCGTGAAGTGCTGGAGTCGATTGCCATTCCGGAGTTGGCCGAGATGGTGGAGTTGGCGGGTAATCCGGAAACCTGGCTAGCTAAATTGCTGGCCGCGCATTCGGCGCTGTTTCAGCCACCACGTGTGCCACACAAGCCAAAGGGTGATGTGACCCAGCCGCTGATTCAGGCGGTTAATCTGGATGAAGAGCAGGCGCCCGAAGAATTGAGTCGTGAAGAGCTGGAGAGCTGGCGGCAGAACCTGAAGGGTCTGGCTATCCGTTTCCGTGAAGGCTTGAACGAGTGCTGA